From the Vibrio tubiashii ATCC 19109 genome, the window ATCGTGAAGCCGCAATGCTGGCTTCGCGCCGTGAAGAAGCCGAGAAAAAGGGCGTACCGCCTCAGCTGATTGAAGATATTTTGCGCCGCACTATGCGCGAGTCTTATGCGAGCGAGAAGGATTCTGGCTTTAAGTGCCTCAACCCTGAATTGCGCTCTGTTGTCATCGTTGGTGGTAATGGTCAACTGGGTGGACTGTTTGGTCGCATGTTCACTCTGTCTGGCTACGATGTAAAAGTACTTGGCAGCAAAGATTGGCACCGCGCTGATGAACTGCTAGAGAATGCTGGCATGGTCGTAGTGACCGTGCCAATTCACCTGACTGAAGGTGTGATTGAGAAGTTGAGCAAATTGCCTGAAGACTGCATTCTGTGTGATTTAACCTCGATAAAATCAAGACCGTTACAAGCGATGCTGAACGTCCATAAAGGGCCTGTTGTTGGTTTGCACCCTATGTTCGGTCCAGATGTGCCAAGTTTAGCTAAGCAGGTGATTGTCTACTGTGATGGACGTGGTGAAGAGCATTATCAATGGCTGCTAAAGCAGTTCTCTATTTGGGGCGCGAGTTTATGCCAGATTGATGCAAGTGAGCATGACCACGGTATGACTTTGATTCAAGCGCTAAGACACTTTACATCGTTCGCTTACGGTCTACACCTAAGTAGAGAAAACCCAAATATCGACAAGCTACTGCAGCTTAGTTCACCTATCTACCGCTTGGAGCTGGCAATGGTTGGACGTCTATTTGGCCAAGATCCTAACCTATACGGGGATATCATTCTCTCTTCTCAGGAAAACATCGACATGATCAAGCGTTTCCATCGCTGTTTCGGTGAGGCGTTGGAAATTCTGGATGGTAATGACAAACAAGCATTTGTTGAGAGCTTTGATAGAGTGAGTGACTGGTTTGGCGATTACTCAAAGCAGTTCCTTGATGAGAGCCAGAACTTGTTAAAACAAGCCAATGACTCCATTCATCGCGGCTAATAAGTCGATAATGAATAGAAAAAGAGCGACCAAACGGTCGCTCTTTTGTTTTCTCAGGAAGACTATTGCACTGTAAGATTATCGATTTTCGGCTCTTGGTCGTTTTTTACTGTGCTGACTGAACTGTCTTGGTAAGGGTTGTTGGTCAAGTTCACTTGCAGTCTGACTGTGTCATCAATCAGCTTAACCAGTGGCGCCCACTTTACCTTTTTCTCTTTCTCAAACAGGTAGTTAAAGTTCTCTGGCGTCCAATCCATGGTGTATTGCGGATTTAGAGCACGTCCGAGGAAGCGCACTTCATAATGCAAATGAGGGCCAGTGGAGTTACCTGAGTTGCCACAGGTGGCAATCAGATCACCTTTACTGACAAACTGTCCGCTACGCACTTTAAACTGATGCAAGTGGGCATAGGAACTCATAAAACCAAACGAGTGGCGAACGGTTAAGAAGTTGCCAAAGCCCTTTTTACTTGGTCGGACTGTTTCAATCACGCCATCGGCAGGCGCATAAATCTCTTCACCACGCTTACAGGTAAGGTCGATCCCGGTATGGGTATGTCTTTTGCCTGTGATTGGGTTAGTACGACGACCAAAGGAAGACGAAATACGCTCGTAGTTCATTGGTGTGTCGTTTGGAATTAAGCGAAACATGGTGGCACGTACAGCAGAATCTACCGCCGCTGCATCAATGCGGTTTTCTAGGCTGACATCATCCGTTAAGGATTCATCTGCAAGACCAAGAACGGACTCCACATCGTAGACGCGTTTGCCCAATACATGTATTTGATTGCGCTTATCTTCTAGCTCTTGGGAAAGAGAGTGCGTGGTATCAACCTGTTCCTCATAAAGCACTTCAAGCTCGCTGAGCTTATCGACTAGCGCATGGTACTTTTGTTGGGTGGTTTGTTCTTGATGCGACTGGTAGTAGCCATAACCGACACCTGAAAATAGGATGCCAGCGATGACCGCTATAGAAGTAAACAGAGTTTTTCTTGAAACATCAAAAGTTTGTACCCCCGATGAATTGGGGATAGAAATGGTAATTTTCTTCGACATAAACTAGTTAGATTAGGTGTATTCACCTAAATCAGAGAGGTGTTCGATATCCCTGTGTAACAGGTCATCATCACCTACATTTAATTCAACTAATCGCTTCAAATGTCCGATACTCTCAATATCAATATGATCAATGCTGACACGAATCACATTGTTATTAAGCCCAACGATATTTCCTACAAGTTGGATCGTGACATCACTTCCTGCAAGCGAAAATTCAACATCTACTTGTTTATCTGTGTCGAGCTGGTCTGACTGTTCGCTGGTGGCTAAGAGTCCATGTAGCGATAAATCACACACTAAGGCAGTCACCTCTGTGGATTCTTGAGTCAGTGTAGCTTGAGCTTGATAAACAATGCGCGAAAAACGACGACGTTCGATCATAATCTTCTCTCTATATTTCAACTCATAAGAGTAACAAAACTAAAGTGGCTACTATGCGCGGTTGTTCGCATTCTTCGCTTTAATCAATACCAGAAGTTATCCGTATTGTGAGCTAT encodes:
- the tyrA gene encoding bifunctional chorismate mutase/prephenate dehydrogenase: MAVELNELRDQIDAVDKQILDLLSQRLSLVEKVGEVKSEHGLPIYAPDREAAMLASRREEAEKKGVPPQLIEDILRRTMRESYASEKDSGFKCLNPELRSVVIVGGNGQLGGLFGRMFTLSGYDVKVLGSKDWHRADELLENAGMVVVTVPIHLTEGVIEKLSKLPEDCILCDLTSIKSRPLQAMLNVHKGPVVGLHPMFGPDVPSLAKQVIVYCDGRGEEHYQWLLKQFSIWGASLCQIDASEHDHGMTLIQALRHFTSFAYGLHLSRENPNIDKLLQLSSPIYRLELAMVGRLFGQDPNLYGDIILSSQENIDMIKRFHRCFGEALEILDGNDKQAFVESFDRVSDWFGDYSKQFLDESQNLLKQANDSIHRG
- a CDS encoding M23 family metallopeptidase encodes the protein MSKKITISIPNSSGVQTFDVSRKTLFTSIAVIAGILFSGVGYGYYQSHQEQTTQQKYHALVDKLSELEVLYEEQVDTTHSLSQELEDKRNQIHVLGKRVYDVESVLGLADESLTDDVSLENRIDAAAVDSAVRATMFRLIPNDTPMNYERISSSFGRRTNPITGKRHTHTGIDLTCKRGEEIYAPADGVIETVRPSKKGFGNFLTVRHSFGFMSSYAHLHQFKVRSGQFVSKGDLIATCGNSGNSTGPHLHYEVRFLGRALNPQYTMDWTPENFNYLFEKEKKVKWAPLVKLIDDTVRLQVNLTNNPYQDSSVSTVKNDQEPKIDNLTVQ
- a CDS encoding PilZ domain-containing protein, encoding MIERRRFSRIVYQAQATLTQESTEVTALVCDLSLHGLLATSEQSDQLDTDKQVDVEFSLAGSDVTIQLVGNIVGLNNNVIRVSIDHIDIESIGHLKRLVELNVGDDDLLHRDIEHLSDLGEYT